Part of the uncultured Cohaesibacter sp. genome is shown below.
CATGCATCCAGAAATGGAATCCTGCAGGCGGTTGCCAGCAGGAGTGGGGACAGTGCGAAGGCCTTTGCCGAGCGGTTTGGCATGCCGCTGGCGTTTGGCAGTTACGAGGAGCTGCTTGCCAGCAAGGATGTGGATGCCATCTATATCCCCTTGCCGACATCGCAGCATGTGGAGTGGACCCGGCGCTGTCTTGAAGCTGGCAAACACGTGCTCTGCGAGAAGCCGATTTCGCTGCATGCAAGAGAAATTGAGGCGCTGATCGAAGCCCGTGACAAGAGCGGCCTTGTGGCGACAGAAGCCTTCATGGTGACCTACCATCCGCAGTGGCAGCTTGTTCGCTCGCTGCTGGCTGATGGGGCCATCGGCACGCTGAAGCACATTCAGGGCGTCTTCACCTATTACAATGTTGATCCGAACAACATGCGTAACCAGGTGGAACTTGGTGGCGGCGGGTTGCCGGATATAGGCGTCTACCCGACGGTCACCGCCCGGTTCGCAACCGGCAAGGAACCGTTGCGAGCCAGAGCCTCTATCGAGCGGGATCCGAATTTCGGAACCGACATCTATGCCAACTGCCAGTATGATTTCGGCAGCTTCGACATGACCTTCTATTGTGCAACCCAGCTGGCGCTGCGCCAGAGCATGACCTTCCATGGCGACAAGGGCATGATCGAGGTATCCGCACCCTTCAACACGCTCAACTATGATGCGGTCAGCGTCAGTCTCTACAATGCGTCCCACAGCGAAGTGAAGACATGGAACTTCCAGACGGCCTACCAGTATCAGCTGCAGGTCGAGGCCATTGGCGACAGGATTGCCGGCGAGGATGTCACCCTGTTCTCGCTTGAAAGCTCGCGCGCCAACCAGGCCGCCATCGACGCGCTTTATGCCGCCGATCTCAGTGATGGCTGGGTAGACGTCTGAGCCCGGGGACATGGTGTCCCTGAAGGCCGGGTCATGTGTGAAGAGGGGCTTTCCGGAGCCCCTTTTTTCGCGCGTTCTTCACCCGCACCTTATCGGGACACAGGCTTGTTTCGGACCTGTTTCTGGCGAGCTGGCCGTCAGCTGCGGGCTGGCCTATTCAGGGCTGGTCATTTCTGCCAAAGCACGGGTATGATGACCCGCACGACACTGCCCTGCCATGACAGGGCATTCCAACCAGCCATCTGACGGATGAAGATGATGATTGCCAAGCTGATGCCCTTCATACGGATCAAATCGCTCCATCTGCTGATCATCTCCTTTCTCTTCATCATCATCTCTTTCCCCTTCTATGAAGAGATGAAGAACCGCATCAATTCCAGTGCGCTGATCATCAACATGTACAAGTCGAGCCTTGAGTCCTCGATTTATCAGTACAAGTTCCTGCCGTTCATCCTGTCCCAGAACCAGAAGATCGTCGACATCGTCTCCGGCGATCTGGATGCAACCGAAAGCGGCTTTTTCCTGCAGAGGATCAAATACGCCACCAATGTTGCCACGGTGTTCGTGCAGGACCGGTCCGGCAGGGCCATTGCTTCGAGCAACTGGGACAGCAAGGACAGCTATATCGGCAAGAATTACGGCTTCAGGCCCTATTTCAAGGAGGCAATGGCTGGCCGGCTGGGGCAGTTCTATGGTGTCGGCATCACCTCGCTGACGCCCGGATACTTCATTTCCTACGGCCTGCGGTCCGGCGACGCGATCGTTGGTGCCATCACCATCGAGATCAACCTGTCAAGCCTTGAGGATGTATGGGGGTCCGGACCGGACGAAATCGTCGTCCATGACCGCAATAACATCATCTTTCTGAGCTCGAACAAGGCATGGAAGAACAAGACCTTCGGCGACATCAGCCAGATCGCCATCGACAAGGTCGATTCCGAAAAGCAGTTCGTTCGCCATCTGCTGAGCCCGATCGAACTCCAGCCCTGCTATCGGGTTGGCGACATGACCTTCTACAGCAACTCGATGTTCGGTTGCCTGCTGCCGGGGAAATTCTCCATCGAGGAGAATATCATCACCTATGGCTGGACGATCCTCTCGCTGCAGAGCACCCATTACTATTATGCCCTGGCGGGGCTCGCGCTGCTTCTGGTGGCGCTGCTTTATGCCATCGTCATTTTCTCCTTCCGCAACTTCCGCAACAAATACAACCGCAGCATCCTCAAGCTTCGCAACCAGCTCGTGGAGAACAGCAAGCTAGCCTCCATCGGCCAGATGGCGACGGAGCTGGCCCATGAATTCAACCAGCCACTTTCGGCCATCTACATGCTGCTTGACACCTCACGGCTGATGTTGGCGCGCAAGCTCTATCCTCAGGTCGATGACAATCTGGCGCTCGTCGCCAGCCATATCGAGCGGATGACGCAGCAGATCTCGGAATTGAAATCCTTCGCCAGCCGCCATCGCATCGCCAGTGGCAACGCCAATGTGGTGCTGGTCGCCAATTCGTCAATCCGACTGTTTCAGGCGACGTTGAAAAAGAACAATGTGCTGCTTGATTTCCACGCCAGTCACAATGTCATTCAGGTCCCCTGCAACGAGATCGGCCTTGGCCAGATCTTCAGCAACCTCATCACCAACGCCCTTGAGGCAATGGCTGCACAGGAGAAGAAGAGGCTGGAGATCCGGATCAGCAAGGAGAAGAGCCGGACCAACGGACCAGACAAGGTCGTGGTGACGATCCGGGACAATGGTGGCGGCATTTCCGACCCGTCGCAGATCTTCGAATCCTATTTCTCCACCAAGCAGCAGGGCACCGGTCTGGGGTTGGCCATCGTCAAGGGGATCGTGGAGAATTCGGGTGGCTCGATCATAGCCCGCAACCATCCAGATGGTGGCGCCGAATTCGTCATCAAATGGCGCGA
Proteins encoded:
- a CDS encoding Gfo/Idh/MocA family oxidoreductase, with product MIRWGILGTAKIAREQLVPAIHASRNGILQAVASRSGDSAKAFAERFGMPLAFGSYEELLASKDVDAIYIPLPTSQHVEWTRRCLEAGKHVLCEKPISLHAREIEALIEARDKSGLVATEAFMVTYHPQWQLVRSLLADGAIGTLKHIQGVFTYYNVDPNNMRNQVELGGGGLPDIGVYPTVTARFATGKEPLRARASIERDPNFGTDIYANCQYDFGSFDMTFYCATQLALRQSMTFHGDKGMIEVSAPFNTLNYDAVSVSLYNASHSEVKTWNFQTAYQYQLQVEAIGDRIAGEDVTLFSLESSRANQAAIDALYAADLSDGWVDV
- a CDS encoding ATP-binding protein, yielding MMIAKLMPFIRIKSLHLLIISFLFIIISFPFYEEMKNRINSSALIINMYKSSLESSIYQYKFLPFILSQNQKIVDIVSGDLDATESGFFLQRIKYATNVATVFVQDRSGRAIASSNWDSKDSYIGKNYGFRPYFKEAMAGRLGQFYGVGITSLTPGYFISYGLRSGDAIVGAITIEINLSSLEDVWGSGPDEIVVHDRNNIIFLSSNKAWKNKTFGDISQIAIDKVDSEKQFVRHLLSPIELQPCYRVGDMTFYSNSMFGCLLPGKFSIEENIITYGWTILSLQSTHYYYALAGLALLLVALLYAIVIFSFRNFRNKYNRSILKLRNQLVENSKLASIGQMATELAHEFNQPLSAIYMLLDTSRLMLARKLYPQVDDNLALVASHIERMTQQISELKSFASRHRIASGNANVVLVANSSIRLFQATLKKNNVLLDFHASHNVIQVPCNEIGLGQIFSNLITNALEAMAAQEKKRLEIRISKEKSRTNGPDKVVVTIRDNGGGISDPSQIFESYFSTKQQGTGLGLAIVKGIVENSGGSIIARNHPDGGAEFVIKWREWIDVATAAQ